From a single Diceros bicornis minor isolate mBicDic1 chromosome 6, mDicBic1.mat.cur, whole genome shotgun sequence genomic region:
- the VWA2 gene encoding von Willebrand factor A domain-containing protein 2 isoform X4 has product MMWCSAAVDILFLMDGSHSVGKRSFERSKHFAITVCDALDINLERVRVGAFQFSSTPRLEFPLDSFSTQQEVKAKIKKMVFKGGRTETGLALKYLLRKGFPGGRNASVPQILIIVTDGRSQGHVALPAKQLKERGITLFAVGVRFPRWEELHTLASEPREQHVLMAEQVEDAANGLFSTLSSSAICTIASPDCKVQPHPCERKTLETVRELVGNALCWRGSRGTDAVLAALCPFSSWKRVFLTHPATCYRTTCPGPCDSQPCQNGGTCVPEGLDGYHCVCPPAFGGEANCGGHSVTAAVDLAAPKLSLECRIDVLFLLASSAGTTLEGFLRAKAFVKRFVQASLSEDSRARVGVAWYSRELVVAVPVGEYQDMPDLVRSLDGIPFSGGATLTGSALRQAAERGFGSTTRTGQDRPRRVVVLLTESRSQDKVAGPARHARARELLLLGVGSEAMRAELEEITGSPKHVMVYTDPQDLFNQIPELQGKLCSRPQPGCQAQSLDLVFMLDASASVGPENFAQMQSFVRSCALQFDVNPDVTQIGLVVYGSQVQTAFGLDTHLTRAAVLRAMSQAPYLGGEGSAGTALLHIYDKVMTVQRGARPGVPKAVVVLTGGRGAEDAAVPAQKLRNNGVSVLVVGVEPVLREALRRLAGPRDSLIHVAAYTDLRYHQDALIQWICGEAKQPVNLCKPSPRTNKGTCVLQKGSYRCECRGGWGGPHRENRASRGDAPKARGFHQEPAGGQQPEPSQQL; this is encoded by the exons GTCAGAGTGGGAGCCTTCCAGTTCAGTTCCACCCCTCGTCTGGAATTCCCCTTGGATTCATTTTCAACCCAACAGGAAGTGAAGGCAAAAATCAAGAAGATGGTTTTCAA AGGAGGGCGCACAGAGACAGGCCTTGCTCTGAAATACCTTCTGCGCAAAGGGTTCCCCGGGGGCAGAAATGCCTCTGTGCCCCAGATCCTCATCATCGTCACTGACGGGAGGTCCCAAGGGCATGTGGCACTGCCAGCCAAGCAGCTGAAGGAAAGAGGCATCACTCTGTTTGCCGTGGGGGTCCGCTTTCCGAG gtgggaggagctgcacACGCTGGCCAGCGAGCCGAGGGAGCAGCACGTGCTGATGGCCGAGCAGGTGGAGGATGCCGCCAACGGCCTCTTCAGCACCCTCAGCAGCTCCGCCATCTGCACCATCGCCTCTCCAG ACTGCAAGGTCCAGCCTCACCCCTGTGAGCGCAAGACTCTGGAGACCGTCAGGGAGCTGGTCGGCAATGCCCTGTGCTGGAGGGGATCTCGGGGGACCGATGCCGTGCTGGCCGCGCTCTGTCCCTTCTCCAG CTGGAAGAGAGTGTTCTTAACCCACCCTGCCACCTGCTACAGGACCACCTGCCCAG GCCCTTGTGACTCACAACCCTGCCAGAATGGAGGCACGTGTGTTCCAGAAGGGCTGGACGGGTACCACTGCGTCTGCCCGCCGGCCTTCGGAGGGGAGGCTAACTGCG gtggccataGCGTGACAGCTGCTGTGGATCTGGCAGCCCCGAAGCTGAGCCTGGAATGCAGAATCGACGTCCTCTTCCTACTGGCCAGCTCGGCGGGCACCACCCTGGAGGGCTTCCTGCGGGCCAAGGCCTTCGTGAAGCGGTTTGTGCAGGCCTCGCTGAGCGAGGACTCCCGGGCCCGCGTGGGTGTGGCCTGGTACAGCAGGGAGCTGGTGGTGGCAGTGCCCGTGGGTGAGTACCAGGACATGCCAGACCTGGTCAGGAGCCTCGATGGCATTCCCTTCAGTGGTGGCGCCACCCTGACAGGCAGTGCCTTGCGGCAGGCTGCAGAGCGCGGCTTTGGGAGCACCACCAGGACGGGCCAGGACCGTCCACGCAGAGTGGTGGTCCTGCTCACTGAGTCACGCTCCCAGGACAAGGTCGCTGGCCCAGCGCGTCATGCGAGGGCCAGAGAGCTGCTTCTGCTGGGCGTGGGCAGCGAGGCCATGCGGGCAGAGCTGGAGGAGATCACGGGGAGCCCGAAGCATGTCATGGTCTACACCGACCCACAGGACCTGTTCAACCAAATCCCTGAGCTGCAGGGGAAGCTGTGTAGCCGGCCGCAGCCAG GGTGCCAGGCACAGTCGCTGGACCTGGTTTTCATGTTGGATGCCTCGGCCTCAGTGGGGCCCGAGAACTTCGCCCAGATGCAGAGCTTCGTGAGAAGCTGCGCCCTCCAGTTTGACGTGAACCCCGATGTGACGCAGATCGGTCTGGTGGTGTACGGCAGCCAGGTGCAGACAGCCTTCGGGCTGGACACCCACCTCACCCGTGCCGCGGTGCTGCGGGCCATGAGCCAGGCCCCTTACCTGGGCGGGGAGGGCTCAGCGGGCACCGCCTTGCTACACATCTATGACAAGGTGATGACTGTCCAGAGGGGCGCCCGGCCTGGGGTCCCCAAGGCTGTGGTGGTGCTCACCGGCGGGAGGGGGGCAGAGGACGCGGCCGTCCCTGCCCAGAAGCTGAGGAACAATGGCGTCTCTGTCCTGGTGGTGGGTGTGGAGCCTGTCCTGAGGGAGGCACTGCGGAGGCTTGCAGGTCCCCGGGACTCCCTCATCCACGTGGCGGCCTACACAGACCTGAGGTACCACCAGGATGCGCTCATCCAGTGGATATGTGGAG AAGCCAAGCAGCCAGTCAACCTCTGCAAACCCAGCCCACGCACGAACAAGGGCACCTGCGTCCTGCAGAAGGGGAGCTACCGCTGCGAGTGCCGAGGCGGCTGGGGGGGCCCCCACCGTGAGAACC GGGCCTCGAGAGGAGATGCCCCCAAGGCACGTGGCTTCCACCAAGAGCCTGCAGGAGGGCAGCAGCCAGAACCCTCCCAGCAACTGTAG
- the VWA2 gene encoding von Willebrand factor A domain-containing protein 2 isoform X6, with amino-acid sequence MLWTSTLRGGGRTETGLALKYLLRKGFPGGRNASVPQILIIVTDGRSQGHVALPAKQLKERGITLFAVGVRFPRWEELHTLASEPREQHVLMAEQVEDAANGLFSTLSSSAICTIASPDCKVQPHPCERKTLETVRELVGNALCWRGSRGTDAVLAALCPFSSWKRVFLTHPATCYRTTCPGPCDSQPCQNGGTCVPEGLDGYHCVCPPAFGGEANCGGHSVTAAVDLAAPKLSLECRIDVLFLLASSAGTTLEGFLRAKAFVKRFVQASLSEDSRARVGVAWYSRELVVAVPVGEYQDMPDLVRSLDGIPFSGGATLTGSALRQAAERGFGSTTRTGQDRPRRVVVLLTESRSQDKVAGPARHARARELLLLGVGSEAMRAELEEITGSPKHVMVYTDPQDLFNQIPELQGKLCSRPQPGCQAQSLDLVFMLDASASVGPENFAQMQSFVRSCALQFDVNPDVTQIGLVVYGSQVQTAFGLDTHLTRAAVLRAMSQAPYLGGEGSAGTALLHIYDKVMTVQRGARPGVPKAVVVLTGGRGAEDAAVPAQKLRNNGVSVLVVGVEPVLREALRRLAGPRDSLIHVAAYTDLRYHQDALIQWICGEAKQPVNLCKPSPRTNKGTCVLQKGSYRCECRGGWGGPHRENRASRGDAPKARGFHQEPAGGQQPEPSQQL; translated from the exons AGGAGGGCGCACAGAGACAGGCCTTGCTCTGAAATACCTTCTGCGCAAAGGGTTCCCCGGGGGCAGAAATGCCTCTGTGCCCCAGATCCTCATCATCGTCACTGACGGGAGGTCCCAAGGGCATGTGGCACTGCCAGCCAAGCAGCTGAAGGAAAGAGGCATCACTCTGTTTGCCGTGGGGGTCCGCTTTCCGAG gtgggaggagctgcacACGCTGGCCAGCGAGCCGAGGGAGCAGCACGTGCTGATGGCCGAGCAGGTGGAGGATGCCGCCAACGGCCTCTTCAGCACCCTCAGCAGCTCCGCCATCTGCACCATCGCCTCTCCAG ACTGCAAGGTCCAGCCTCACCCCTGTGAGCGCAAGACTCTGGAGACCGTCAGGGAGCTGGTCGGCAATGCCCTGTGCTGGAGGGGATCTCGGGGGACCGATGCCGTGCTGGCCGCGCTCTGTCCCTTCTCCAG CTGGAAGAGAGTGTTCTTAACCCACCCTGCCACCTGCTACAGGACCACCTGCCCAG GCCCTTGTGACTCACAACCCTGCCAGAATGGAGGCACGTGTGTTCCAGAAGGGCTGGACGGGTACCACTGCGTCTGCCCGCCGGCCTTCGGAGGGGAGGCTAACTGCG gtggccataGCGTGACAGCTGCTGTGGATCTGGCAGCCCCGAAGCTGAGCCTGGAATGCAGAATCGACGTCCTCTTCCTACTGGCCAGCTCGGCGGGCACCACCCTGGAGGGCTTCCTGCGGGCCAAGGCCTTCGTGAAGCGGTTTGTGCAGGCCTCGCTGAGCGAGGACTCCCGGGCCCGCGTGGGTGTGGCCTGGTACAGCAGGGAGCTGGTGGTGGCAGTGCCCGTGGGTGAGTACCAGGACATGCCAGACCTGGTCAGGAGCCTCGATGGCATTCCCTTCAGTGGTGGCGCCACCCTGACAGGCAGTGCCTTGCGGCAGGCTGCAGAGCGCGGCTTTGGGAGCACCACCAGGACGGGCCAGGACCGTCCACGCAGAGTGGTGGTCCTGCTCACTGAGTCACGCTCCCAGGACAAGGTCGCTGGCCCAGCGCGTCATGCGAGGGCCAGAGAGCTGCTTCTGCTGGGCGTGGGCAGCGAGGCCATGCGGGCAGAGCTGGAGGAGATCACGGGGAGCCCGAAGCATGTCATGGTCTACACCGACCCACAGGACCTGTTCAACCAAATCCCTGAGCTGCAGGGGAAGCTGTGTAGCCGGCCGCAGCCAG GGTGCCAGGCACAGTCGCTGGACCTGGTTTTCATGTTGGATGCCTCGGCCTCAGTGGGGCCCGAGAACTTCGCCCAGATGCAGAGCTTCGTGAGAAGCTGCGCCCTCCAGTTTGACGTGAACCCCGATGTGACGCAGATCGGTCTGGTGGTGTACGGCAGCCAGGTGCAGACAGCCTTCGGGCTGGACACCCACCTCACCCGTGCCGCGGTGCTGCGGGCCATGAGCCAGGCCCCTTACCTGGGCGGGGAGGGCTCAGCGGGCACCGCCTTGCTACACATCTATGACAAGGTGATGACTGTCCAGAGGGGCGCCCGGCCTGGGGTCCCCAAGGCTGTGGTGGTGCTCACCGGCGGGAGGGGGGCAGAGGACGCGGCCGTCCCTGCCCAGAAGCTGAGGAACAATGGCGTCTCTGTCCTGGTGGTGGGTGTGGAGCCTGTCCTGAGGGAGGCACTGCGGAGGCTTGCAGGTCCCCGGGACTCCCTCATCCACGTGGCGGCCTACACAGACCTGAGGTACCACCAGGATGCGCTCATCCAGTGGATATGTGGAG AAGCCAAGCAGCCAGTCAACCTCTGCAAACCCAGCCCACGCACGAACAAGGGCACCTGCGTCCTGCAGAAGGGGAGCTACCGCTGCGAGTGCCGAGGCGGCTGGGGGGGCCCCCACCGTGAGAACC GGGCCTCGAGAGGAGATGCCCCCAAGGCACGTGGCTTCCACCAAGAGCCTGCAGGAGGGCAGCAGCCAGAACCCTCCCAGCAACTGTAG